A region from the Synergistaceae bacterium genome encodes:
- the ligA gene encoding NAD-dependent DNA ligase LigA: MTELYDELERHGRLYHQENSPIIPDAEYDALLRELLTLEREHPELARNDSPTKRVGGAVLEKFTKVEHEHPMLSLDNVFDEDELRAFVDRLETATGEKKTFVCEMKIDGLAVSLIYEDGIFARGATRGDGRVGEDVTENLRTIKTLPLRLKTPVPGRLEVRGEVLITRERFAELNRVREDNETPPFANPRNAAAGSLRQLDSKITASRGLSIFLYYVVDAEGRGISQQSDVLRWLTNQGFPTQETWACCSSMEDMKIFIEKWREDRFGLNYVTDGVVIKLDDIALWDRLGSTSHAPRWAIAFKYPPEVVFTRVLSIDISVGRTGALTPVANLEPFRVGGTMVQRAGLHNEDEVKRKDIRVGDRVKVHKAGEIIPEIVDVDQDARTGAEVPFEMPKKCPACGSPTARLPGEVAVRCPNRASCPAQLKEGLHYFVSRGGMDIRGLGDKLAEQLVEKQIVRSLADIYTLTKEDLENLDRMGEKSAQKLVEAIDNSKKRPLSALITGLGIRFVGDKVADILADHFGSMEALRNVSEEDLALVNGIGPVIASSVEAFFRDPANLELLKRFEENGVNMTETTRTSRTSRTSREEIFKGPFSGMTVVFTGGLRSVIRDEAAKRVKELGGKVTSNVSAKTSLVVAGEKAGSKLEKAKTLGVRVIDETEFLAMLPTPSSPSSAPTP; this comes from the coding sequence ATGACCGAGCTTTACGATGAACTAGAACGCCACGGGCGACTCTATCACCAGGAAAATAGTCCCATCATCCCTGACGCGGAGTATGACGCGCTTCTGCGTGAGCTTCTGACCCTGGAGCGGGAACATCCCGAATTGGCGCGAAACGACTCGCCCACGAAGCGCGTGGGGGGAGCGGTATTGGAGAAGTTCACGAAAGTCGAACATGAACATCCCATGCTCTCCTTAGATAACGTTTTCGATGAAGATGAGCTGCGGGCCTTCGTGGATCGTCTGGAAACGGCAACCGGCGAGAAAAAAACGTTCGTGTGTGAAATGAAAATCGACGGACTTGCCGTCTCGCTGATTTACGAAGATGGGATCTTCGCGCGAGGAGCCACACGCGGAGATGGCCGGGTCGGCGAGGACGTGACGGAAAACCTGCGCACCATCAAGACCCTGCCTTTGCGACTAAAAACCCCCGTTCCTGGTAGGCTGGAGGTACGAGGTGAAGTGCTGATCACCCGTGAGCGATTCGCCGAGCTGAACCGGGTTCGTGAGGACAACGAGACCCCTCCCTTCGCCAACCCGCGCAACGCCGCAGCAGGGAGTCTGCGCCAACTGGACTCCAAAATCACGGCTTCCCGGGGGCTCTCCATATTTTTATACTACGTGGTCGATGCTGAAGGGCGAGGTATTAGCCAGCAAAGCGACGTACTGCGTTGGTTGACCAACCAGGGATTTCCAACTCAAGAAACCTGGGCTTGTTGTTCTTCTATGGAAGACATGAAGATTTTCATAGAAAAGTGGCGGGAAGACCGTTTCGGTTTGAACTACGTTACGGACGGCGTGGTCATCAAGTTGGACGATATTGCCCTTTGGGATCGCCTGGGCTCGACCTCTCACGCCCCGCGGTGGGCCATTGCCTTTAAATACCCGCCGGAGGTCGTGTTTACACGGGTATTGAGCATCGATATCTCCGTGGGGCGTACAGGGGCGCTGACTCCCGTGGCGAACTTGGAGCCGTTTCGTGTGGGGGGCACCATGGTTCAGCGGGCGGGGCTCCACAATGAAGACGAGGTGAAACGCAAAGACATCCGGGTGGGAGACAGGGTCAAGGTTCACAAGGCGGGAGAGATTATTCCAGAGATCGTAGACGTGGACCAGGACGCCCGAACTGGCGCGGAAGTTCCCTTCGAGATGCCGAAAAAATGCCCCGCCTGTGGTTCGCCCACCGCGCGTCTGCCCGGCGAGGTAGCGGTGCGTTGTCCCAACCGAGCCTCCTGCCCAGCTCAGTTGAAAGAGGGCCTTCATTATTTCGTCTCTCGTGGGGGCATGGATATCCGAGGACTGGGGGACAAGTTGGCTGAACAGCTCGTAGAGAAACAAATCGTCCGAAGCCTGGCCGACATCTACACCTTGACAAAAGAGGATCTGGAGAACCTGGACCGAATGGGAGAAAAATCTGCTCAAAAGTTGGTGGAGGCCATCGATAACTCGAAGAAGCGCCCTCTGTCAGCGTTGATCACCGGACTGGGAATCCGCTTCGTGGGGGACAAGGTCGCCGACATTCTGGCCGATCATTTCGGGTCGATGGAGGCCTTGAGAAACGTCTCCGAGGAAGATCTGGCTCTCGTGAACGGCATTGGGCCCGTGATCGCCTCATCAGTGGAGGCTTTTTTTCGCGACCCTGCTAACCTGGAGCTTTTGAAACGGTTCGAGGAAAACGGTGTCAATATGACCGAGACAACCAGGACCTCGCGGACCTCGCGGACCTCGCGAGAGGAGATTTTCAAGGGGCCTTTTTCGGGAATGACTGTGGTGTTTACGGGGGGGCTTCGCTCCGTCATTCGTGACGAGGCCGCAAAACGCGTGAAGGAACTAGGCGGCAAGGTGACAAGCAACGTCAGCGCCAAGACGTCTTTAGTAGTGGCAGGAGAAAAGGCCGGCTCGAAGCTGGAAAAAGCGAAAACACTGGGGGTCCGCGTTATCGACGAGACAGAGTTTCTGGCTATGCTCCCGACACCTTCATCTCCATCAAGCGCCCCGACTCCATGA
- a CDS encoding ABC transporter ATP-binding protein, translated as MSLLLEARSLTKEYKRGDRPFLAVDDVSLQVETGEFACIVGHSGSGKSTLLNMLAGMASPTSGAVVFMGRDYSAMTDGELSRQRGSKIGYIMQGHCVLPNFTVSQNVMIPNYFHNSSLHPEGRASLLLEKTGIGHLASQYPSNLSGGELRRVSIARSLFSAPDLLIADEPTGDLDAETTAEIMALFSSIREEGTSILMVTHELDLLQGVDRRYVMESGRLMEMKVSGA; from the coding sequence ATGAGTCTGCTTCTCGAAGCCCGTTCCCTGACAAAGGAATACAAGCGCGGCGACCGGCCTTTTTTAGCGGTGGACGACGTGTCGCTGCAAGTGGAGACAGGGGAGTTCGCCTGTATCGTGGGGCATTCGGGCAGCGGAAAGAGCACGCTGCTCAATATGCTGGCGGGGATGGCCTCTCCCACGTCGGGAGCGGTGGTTTTCATGGGGCGTGATTACTCCGCCATGACCGACGGAGAATTGTCGCGGCAGAGAGGCTCGAAGATAGGGTATATCATGCAGGGTCACTGTGTTCTTCCAAACTTTACCGTGTCACAAAACGTCATGATCCCCAATTACTTCCACAACAGCTCTCTCCATCCAGAGGGGAGGGCCAGTCTACTCCTCGAAAAAACGGGGATCGGGCATCTGGCGTCCCAATACCCCTCCAACCTTTCCGGTGGTGAGTTGAGGCGTGTCTCCATCGCCAGATCGCTTTTCAGCGCGCCCGACCTTTTGATTGCCGACGAGCCCACAGGCGATTTGGACGCGGAAACGACGGCGGAAATCATGGCACTTTTTTCCTCCATCAGGGAGGAGGGGACCTCTATTTTGATGGTGACCCACGAGTTGGATCTGCTTCAAGGGGTGGATCGCCGTTACGTCATGGAGTCGGGGCGCTTGATGGAGATGAAGGTGTCGGGAGCATAG
- a CDS encoding FtsX-like permease family protein: protein MTEMEPRFGTFDFVFCNLKRRPFRTACLVILVAALSFMSFGGSLIAYGLMKGAENMSKRLGADMMVVPSGYENAVSGILLRSEPSTLSIDEGWTEKIASVEGVSIVSPQLLVASLNADCCSSPVQIVGYDPETDFIVGPWVRTFFLGAVSAGEIIVGNAIDAKVGSPLKFFDREYRVAARLERTGMGFDACVFMDLDTARRAARDLISKGGKVSFSAGAVSSIFLRISDGYTIDQVMRNIHGQYGYGGNGIAIVPTRLFVRNIAAGLNRLFSFFVALEAVIWILVVLVLGIVFSVTINERSREFGIFRSLGATRGQIAWLVLFESGIVGLYGGVLGTFFSGLLVLPFRIYIGRILNMPYVQASVGTITLIFAASFLLSFSVGPLAALASSIRAGNRDVYAVIRGGEA, encoded by the coding sequence ATGACTGAGATGGAGCCGCGTTTCGGAACTTTCGATTTTGTTTTCTGCAACCTCAAGCGCAGACCCTTTCGGACGGCGTGCCTTGTGATTCTCGTGGCGGCGTTGTCTTTCATGTCTTTTGGGGGATCCCTTATCGCCTATGGCCTGATGAAGGGAGCGGAGAACATGTCCAAGCGCCTGGGAGCGGACATGATGGTCGTTCCCAGCGGCTACGAAAACGCCGTGTCGGGAATTTTGCTCCGCAGCGAGCCTAGCACTCTGAGCATTGACGAGGGTTGGACGGAGAAAATCGCCTCTGTGGAAGGGGTATCGATCGTCTCGCCTCAACTGCTGGTCGCTTCGCTTAACGCGGACTGCTGTTCATCTCCAGTTCAGATTGTGGGTTATGACCCGGAAACGGATTTTATCGTCGGGCCTTGGGTGAGGACTTTTTTCTTGGGGGCTGTCTCGGCTGGAGAGATTATCGTCGGAAATGCCATCGACGCCAAGGTGGGAAGCCCCCTCAAATTTTTCGACCGCGAGTATCGGGTGGCGGCCCGTCTCGAAAGAACAGGAATGGGATTCGACGCCTGCGTTTTCATGGACCTCGACACCGCCAGGAGAGCTGCCCGCGACCTTATCAGCAAGGGGGGTAAGGTTTCCTTTTCCGCCGGAGCGGTGTCTTCCATCTTTTTGCGCATCTCCGACGGATACACCATCGACCAAGTGATGAGAAATATTCACGGTCAATATGGTTATGGAGGCAACGGCATCGCTATCGTCCCTACTCGGCTTTTTGTCAGAAACATCGCGGCCGGGCTAAACAGGTTATTTTCTTTTTTTGTGGCCCTAGAGGCCGTCATTTGGATCTTGGTGGTTCTGGTACTGGGCATCGTGTTTTCCGTCACCATCAACGAACGGAGCAGGGAGTTCGGGATCTTCCGGTCTCTGGGCGCGACGCGGGGGCAAATCGCGTGGCTTGTCCTGTTCGAGTCGGGGATTGTCGGCCTGTACGGCGGCGTGCTAGGTACGTTTTTTTCGGGGCTGCTGGTGTTGCCTTTCAGGATCTACATCGGCAGAATCCTGAACATGCCCTACGTACAGGCTTCTGTGGGAACCATAACGCTCATTTTTGCTGCGAGCTTCCTATTGTCCTTTTCTGTGGGACCTCTGGCCGCCCTGGCCTCGTCGATCAGGGCCGGCAATAGGGATGTGTACGCGGTGATCCGAGGGGGTGAAGCCTGA
- a CDS encoding DUF4418 family protein — protein sequence MKNRILSGIVAIALGVAVAWGPQLAFKVCQPIEERFMTCHWTAQAEIGVGMFIVLLGFFLLCCANQSVRLGVSLGILGAGVLVLLFPHVLIGGCLMEAMPCRVVAFPALSVLGVLTVTGSVANLYYLSRQRGR from the coding sequence ATGAAAAATCGAATACTGAGTGGCATCGTTGCTATCGCGTTGGGGGTGGCGGTGGCTTGGGGGCCTCAGTTGGCGTTCAAAGTCTGTCAACCCATAGAGGAACGCTTCATGACGTGCCACTGGACGGCGCAGGCGGAAATCGGTGTGGGCATGTTCATTGTTCTGCTGGGTTTCTTTCTGCTTTGCTGCGCGAATCAGAGCGTCCGTTTGGGAGTTAGTTTGGGGATCTTAGGGGCGGGGGTTCTCGTGCTCTTGTTCCCTCACGTTTTGATCGGCGGTTGCCTGATGGAGGCTATGCCTTGCCGGGTGGTGGCTTTCCCCGCCCTTTCCGTCCTGGGCGTGCTCACGGTGACAGGTTCGGTGGCAAACCTCTATTATTTGAGCAGACAGAGAGGCAGATGA
- a CDS encoding Rrf2 family transcriptional regulator, with product MKLSTVTRYGLRALSELCGQKEGENKPVAVGDIARKQEIPPSYLEQLFVKLRRGRLIKSVRGAQGGYVLARPAKDITVAEIIKVLGEPIVFGDCQTDAGCRRKTSTCCTYELWQRLKESVDEILENTTLEDIASKNKRMPTQEEFFDA from the coding sequence GTGAAACTCTCTACCGTTACCCGGTATGGTCTTCGTGCTCTTTCCGAGCTATGCGGGCAGAAAGAGGGGGAAAACAAGCCCGTGGCGGTAGGCGACATCGCGCGAAAACAGGAAATACCGCCGAGTTATCTGGAACAGCTTTTTGTGAAACTGCGACGGGGGCGTCTCATCAAAAGCGTTCGAGGAGCGCAGGGGGGATATGTTCTCGCCCGCCCCGCGAAAGACATCACTGTGGCGGAGATCATTAAAGTTTTAGGAGAACCTATCGTCTTCGGAGATTGCCAGACGGACGCCGGGTGCAGACGAAAGACGTCCACCTGTTGTACATACGAGCTTTGGCAGAGGTTGAAGGAATCGGTGGATGAAATCTTGGAAAACACCACACTGGAGGACATTGCCAGTAAAAACAAAAGGATGCCCACACAGGAGGAGTTTTTCGACGCGTGA
- the nifS gene encoding cysteine desulfurase NifS, producing the protein MQNVYLDYAATTPTDPEVLNVMTPYFTEFFGNPSSIYSLASKSRAAIEKARGQVAAALNALPEEIFFTSSGTEADNWTLKGTFEKLQSKGNHIITTQIEHHAILHTGEYLEKTRSANVTYLPVDEEGSIRMADLEAAITDKTVLVSIMFANNEIGTIQPIKEIGALCRRKGVLFHTDAVQAAAQVEIDVKDLCIDMMSLSAHKMYGPKGTGALYLRKGLKLENFIHGGGQEKGKRASTENIAGIIGMGFAIEKMKAHLPQEKPRISGLRDRLIEGVLKTIPHAKLNGARGEKRLPNNTNFSFIGIEGETLLLDLDSKGISASTGSACTSGSLDPSHVLMAIGLKHEQAHGSLRMTLGHGTDDGQVDYVLSVLPEIVAHRREMSPLWEDYLKSLGEK; encoded by the coding sequence ATGCAAAACGTCTATCTCGATTATGCCGCCACGACGCCGACGGACCCAGAGGTTCTGAACGTTATGACGCCCTATTTCACGGAGTTTTTCGGAAATCCGTCTTCCATATATTCTCTCGCGTCCAAAAGCCGCGCCGCCATAGAAAAGGCTCGTGGTCAGGTGGCGGCGGCTCTGAACGCGCTGCCGGAAGAGATTTTTTTTACCAGCAGCGGCACGGAGGCGGACAACTGGACACTGAAGGGAACTTTTGAAAAGCTGCAATCTAAGGGCAACCATATTATCACCACACAGATCGAGCACCACGCCATTCTCCACACGGGGGAATATCTCGAAAAAACGAGAAGTGCCAACGTCACATACCTTCCCGTAGACGAGGAAGGGAGTATTCGCATGGCCGACCTCGAAGCCGCTATCACAGATAAAACCGTTCTGGTCTCTATCATGTTCGCCAACAACGAGATCGGCACGATTCAGCCCATCAAGGAAATTGGAGCGCTTTGCCGGAGAAAAGGCGTCCTCTTTCACACAGACGCTGTGCAGGCCGCCGCTCAGGTGGAGATTGACGTCAAAGACCTCTGTATCGACATGATGTCCTTATCCGCTCACAAAATGTACGGCCCCAAGGGCACGGGAGCCCTTTATCTGCGCAAGGGCCTGAAACTGGAAAACTTCATTCATGGCGGTGGCCAGGAAAAGGGCAAGCGCGCCAGTACGGAAAACATAGCAGGCATCATAGGCATGGGGTTCGCCATCGAGAAAATGAAAGCCCACCTGCCCCAGGAAAAGCCTCGTATCAGCGGCCTGCGTGACCGATTGATTGAGGGGGTCTTGAAAACCATCCCTCACGCGAAGCTGAACGGCGCCCGGGGCGAAAAACGTCTGCCGAACAACACGAACTTCAGTTTCATCGGAATCGAGGGCGAGACCCTGCTTTTGGACTTGGACTCCAAGGGCATCTCCGCCTCCACGGGAAGCGCCTGTACGTCGGGATCTTTAGACCCCTCTCACGTTCTGATGGCCATCGGCTTGAAGCACGAACAGGCTCACGGTTCCCTCCGCATGACCCTGGGCCATGGAACCGACGACGGACAGGTGGACTACGTCTTGAGTGTGCTGCCGGAGATCGTGGCCCACAGACGCGAGATGTCGCCCCTGTGGGAAGACTACCTGAAAAGCCTTGGGGAAAAATGA
- the nifU gene encoding Fe-S cluster assembly scaffold protein NifU: MAYSDKVMDHFSNPRNVGEIEKPDGIGEAGNPKCGDIMKIYLRVKDNVIEDVKFKTFGCASAIASSSMATEMIKGKTVDEAWELTNTAVAEALDGLPPIKMHCSVLAEEAIHKALNDYRAKQGLDVVPIVEFDHDHEFCAV, from the coding sequence ATGGCATACAGCGACAAGGTCATGGACCATTTTAGCAATCCGCGCAACGTGGGAGAAATCGAAAAACCGGACGGAATCGGCGAGGCGGGAAACCCTAAGTGCGGCGACATCATGAAAATCTATCTGAGGGTGAAGGACAACGTCATCGAAGACGTGAAGTTCAAGACGTTCGGATGCGCTTCGGCTATCGCCTCCTCCAGCATGGCCACGGAAATGATTAAAGGCAAGACCGTGGACGAGGCGTGGGAGCTGACGAACACCGCCGTGGCGGAGGCTCTTGACGGGTTGCCTCCCATCAAGATGCACTGTTCTGTGCTGGCGGAGGAGGCTATTCACAAGGCCCTCAACGACTATCGCGCAAAACAAGGACTCGATGTCGTTCCGATTGTGGAATTCGACCACGATCATGAATTCTGCGCGGTGTAG